The sequence CTCGGCGACCGGGTGACCGCGGTACGGGCAGACGCCTCCGAACCGGACGACGTCGCAGCGCTCTTCGATGTGGTCGCCGCGCGAGGTGCCGGGCTGGACGCCGTGCACGTCAACGCAGGACTCGGCGAGTTCAAGGCCCTGTCCGACGTCACGGCCGCCGACATCGACACGGCGTTCGCCACGAACGTCCGAGGAACCACCCTGACGGTCTCAGGCGCCGTCCCGTTCCTGAATGAAGGTGCCGCGATCGTCGTCACGGGCTCTACGGCGGCATCGGGCACTGAGCGCGACTTCGGCCTCTACGGGGGCTCGAAGGCGGCGGTGGCGGCCATGACCCGGACCTGGGCGGCCGAACTCGCTCCCCGGCGCGTGCGGATCAACACCGTCGTCCCCGGCCCGACGGAGACGCCCGGCCTCAAGGGCCTCGCGCCCGGCTCGGAAGACGCACTCCTGGAGCAGATCGCGAGCGGAATGCCGCTCGGCCGCCTGCTCCGCCCGGACGAGGTCGCCGCCGCGGTGCTTTTCCTGGTCTCGGATCAGAGCTCGGGCATGACCGGCAGCGAGGTCTTCGTCGACGGGGGCGCTTCGATCGCCTGAGGATTGAGGCCCGTCCGTCACAATGGACTCGGATCGACAGACCGCAGGGAAGGGAGTCGCGTGCCGAGACCTCGCACCTTCGACGAACGAGACGTCGTCGCGAGGGCCGGGCGGGCCTTCGCCGTCTCAGGTTACGCCGGCACCTCGCTCGACGATCTCCTGTCCGCGACCGGGCTGGCACGGCAGAGCCTCTACAACGCGTTCGGAGGCAAGAGAGAGCTATTCCTCCGCGCCTTCCTCAGCGATACCGCGGAGGCGGTCCAGACGGTCGAGGCCATCCGTCACGGCACCGACAGTCCGATCGGTCGGATCCGTGCGCACCTCGTCCGCACCGCTGTCGAGCACGGCTCCGGTCAGGCGCTGCCGTCCCTCTTCACCAAGGCCGCAGTGGAGCTGTCCGCGAGCGACCCGGCGGTGGCGACGGCGGTCGCGCAGGCCTTCTCCGCCCAGCAGGCCCACTACGCCGCGTGCATCCTGGAGGCCCAGTCGGCGGGCGAGGTCGACTCGGGCGCCGACGCCGAGGCGCTCGGAGCCTTCTTCTGCGCGCTGATCGAGGGCATGACGATGCTAGGTGGCTCGGGCGTCTCCCGAGCCGCTCTGAGCAGCATGGCGCTCACCGGCCTGGCTGCCATCCCCCTGACTGAGACGGGGCGGCAGAACCTCGGCACCCAGGACGGCGAGTGGGCGTGACCGCTGCGATCGCCGGACCACCCGCCGCGATCCGCACGGCCCGTACTAGGTTCAGCACAGCGAGAAGACCCGAATCCTCCTCGCGTTCGCCACCCAGGAGACCCGATGAACGACTTCCGCCCGCGACTCCAGAGCTCCTCCCTCGGAGTCCTGTTCGCCTTCCTCACCGTGCTCTACTTCATCGGCACCTACGGGTTCTCGCTCCTGGCTCACGATGCGCGACTCACCGTGCAGGACGCCCTCATCCGACTGGTATCGGCTGCCGTCTTCGGCGGTCTCATGACTGCGGTGTCTGCCAGGCAGCGCCGCCGCAGCGGGGGCGCCGAGAACGTCACCAGGATCAACCGGGCCCTCAAGACCGGCGTCGTCCCCGAAGACGCCGAACCCTCGATCTGGGTCTCCACGCTCGAGCGGCGGCGGCGGCAGAACCGGCAGGCTCGGTGGCTGAACCCGCTCGTGTTCGGTCTTTTCACCCTCCTGGGCGTCTACCTCTTCGCTCAGGAGCCGGGCGACCCGGTCGCGTGGATCCTCCTCGCCCTCTTCCTCGCGATGACGATCGTCTCGGTCGTCCTCGTCCCGCGGACGCTCCGGAGGATCGAGGCGCTCCTCGCGCAGCTCGAGAGCCGGCCGTCCGCCGGGCCGGGTCTCGTCGAGTGACCGAGGCGGAGCTCCCTCGGGCTACAAACCGGCACCTGTG comes from Frondihabitans peucedani and encodes:
- a CDS encoding SDR family NAD(P)-dependent oxidoreductase, with translation MCGALEGRTALVTGGTSGIGLAVVRRLVEEGAHVIVTGRRQSQLDQVAEELGDRVTAVRADASEPDDVAALFDVVAARGAGLDAVHVNAGLGEFKALSDVTAADIDTAFATNVRGTTLTVSGAVPFLNEGAAIVVTGSTAASGTERDFGLYGGSKAAVAAMTRTWAAELAPRRVRINTVVPGPTETPGLKGLAPGSEDALLEQIASGMPLGRLLRPDEVAAAVLFLVSDQSSGMTGSEVFVDGGASIA
- a CDS encoding TetR/AcrR family transcriptional regulator; protein product: MPRPRTFDERDVVARAGRAFAVSGYAGTSLDDLLSATGLARQSLYNAFGGKRELFLRAFLSDTAEAVQTVEAIRHGTDSPIGRIRAHLVRTAVEHGSGQALPSLFTKAAVELSASDPAVATAVAQAFSAQQAHYAACILEAQSAGEVDSGADAEALGAFFCALIEGMTMLGGSGVSRAALSSMALTGLAAIPLTETGRQNLGTQDGEWA